The window GGGGAGCCAGGCGCTGAGGAGCGGGCCCGTGGTGACGGCCACACGGGTAGGGGGCTGGCGAACAGCGGGGTTGTGGTTGAGGCTGGGCCACCAAAGCGGCGTTTGACAGTGCTCAGGCCATCTTCCTCCCGTCCCAGACTTCGTGGCGCTGCTGACAGGGCCGAGGTCGCAGGCGGTGGCACGAGCCCGAGTCTCGCTGCTGCGCTCTAGCCTCCGCTTCTCTATCTCCTACAGGCGGTGAGAAAGGGGAAGGAGCAAGGAGGGGTCAGCTGCCGGGGCCCGGGAGGGAAACTGGGAGAGCTGGGAGGGGCTGCTTTTGGCTCAGTCCGGCCTCACCCGACCTCTCATTCCCAGGCTGGACCGCCCTACCAGGATCCGCTTCTCAGACTCCAATGGCAGTGTCCTGTTTGAGCACCCTGCAGCCCCCACCCAAGATGGCCTGGTGAGATGATGCCATTTATGAGCACTTGCCCAGTCTGGGCACTGTGCCGAGAGCATGCTCTGCATTGCCTCCCGTGGTCCTCACCACAGCCCAGTGGGAGGAAGGCACTGACATTatgatgcccattttacagaagggggaactgaggctcagtaGGATAATgtgatttgttcaaggtcacacagctagtaagtggtgcaGCCAGGATTGGAACCCAAGCATCTGGCTCCAGCGTTCTTTCTTAAGCTTCCTAGGGCACCCTGGAGGTTCCTTTCCATGTTCCTTTTTCATAAGCCCTGCCTGGGCATCCTAATTGGCCTAGCCTGCACAGTGTCTGAGCGTAGGGCCTTCTTGTCTCTCTGCTCCAGGTCTGTGGGGTGTGGCGGGCAGTGCCTCGGTTGTCTCTGCGGCTCCTTAGGGCAGAACAGCTGCATGTGGCACTTGTGACACTCACTCACCCTTCAGGGGAGGTCTGGGGGCCTCTCATCCGGCACCGGGCCCTGGCTGCAGGTAGGGAGCAAAGAGCCCCGGGCGTGAAGTTCTGAGTCttctctatcacccaggaaaGGGGGGGAGGGTTTCTGACGGGCTCTCATCATCGTCCCTTCCCCAGAGACCTTCAGTGCCATCCTGACTCTAGAAGGCCCCCCACAGCAGGGCGTAGGGGGCATCACCCTGCTCACTCTCAGTGACACAGAGGACTCCTTGCATTTTTTGCTGCTCTTCCGAGggctgctggaacccaggagtggGGGTAAGTGGGATGGGGGCAAAACACGTGAGAAGGTTAGGGAGAGCACCTGTCTCAGAAAGGCCCACATGTGCGGCCTTGCAGGACTAACCCAGGTTCCCTTGAGGCTCCAGATTCTACACCAGGGGCAGCTACTGCGAGAACTTCAGGCCAATGTCTCAGCCCAGGTGAGTGGGGATCTGGCTCTCGCtgccacctgtcttggcctcttgCTATTGCCCATCACAccctgctctgtccccaggaACCAGGCTTTGCTGAGGTGCTGCCCAACCTGACAGTCCAGGAGATGGACTGGCTGGTGCTGGGGGAGCTGCAGATGGCCCTGGAGTGGGCAGGCAGGCCAGGGCTGCGCATCAGTGGACACATTGCTGCCAGGAAGAGCTGCGACGGTGAGGCGGGGGGGGGGCCTGGTGCGCCGGGCATGCACAACTGAGAGACACAGACAAGTGCCAGGGTGGGTGTGGGAGAGATCCTGTGGACTGGGGGTGTAAGCGGCCATGGGGTAAACCTAGCCTCACCTGTCTTGCCCCTCCGTAGTCCTGCAAAGTGTCCTTTGTGGGGCTGATGCCCTGATCCCAGTCCAGACGGGTGCTGCCGGCTCAGCCAGCCTCACGCTGCTAGGAAATGGCTCCCTGATCTATCAGGTAAGAGCCAGGGGCTGCagaaggtgggggaggggtggcgtGGGCAGCAGGCCCCAGGCCTTTACTGCCTCTCCACTTTGCCCTCCTCCATCCCTGCCCATCAGGTGCAAGTGGTAGGGACAAGCAGTGAGGTGGTGGCCATGACACTGGAGACCAAGCCTCAGCGGAGGGATCAGCGCACTGTCCTGTGCCACATGGCTGGACTCCAGCCAGGAGGACACACGGTGAGGGCTCCAGGTGGAGCTGGACCCCAGGGCCCAATGCATGGGCTGTGGGAAGCCAGGTTGGATGAGCAGGGATGTTCATTATCATCCACTCACTCATGGGTTCtcccactcattcatttattcatttgacttttttttttttttttttttgagatggagtctggctctgtcaccaggctggagtgcagtggtgtgatcttggcttactgcaacctctgcctcctgggttcaagcgattctcctgcctcagcctcccaagtagctgggaccacaggtgtgcaccaccacacccagctaatttctgtatttttagtagagacggggtttcaccgtgttggccaggatggtcttgatctcttgacctcatggtccgcccacttcggcctcccaaagtgctgggattacaggcgagagccaccgtgcccggcatgaTTTGACATTTTTAGTGAGCCCCAGACTAGGGACTAGAGTACAAAGCAAATCATATGTGGCCCCTGTGCTTAGCAAGCTCACAGTCAAATGGGAGCATTGGACCTGGAGAACAGTGCCACAGGCCACATATTAGTAAATGTAATGGCAATGGTTGCTACTTATAGGGCCTTTCCATGTGCTAGGTGCTGCATTGGTGGCCTTACATAGTTTTTGGCTTTCACAGTATCCATTTGAGAGATGAGGAAGTGAAGACTTGGAGAAGTTAAGTTACTCTTGAAGGTTGTTACATAGCTAGGAAGCAGCAGGGGAGGGCCTTGAAACTGGGCCTGCCAGGTCCTTATCCTGTGTTTCTGGTGTGTGGAAGTGTGTGTGGGTGGAGTGGGGGCACAAAATGGTCCAAGACTTCAGAACCTTGGACTCGTGTGAGAGCTGAGAAGGCCtatcctcccctgcccccaggccGTGGGTATCTGCCCTGGGCTGGGTGCCCGAGGGGCTCATATGCTGCTGCAGAATGAGCTCTTCCTGAACGTGGGCACCAAGGACTTCCCAGACGGAGAGCTTCGGGGGCACGTGGCTGCCCTGCCCTACTGTGGGCATAGCGCCCGCCATGACAGTGAGTGTCCTTAGGGGTCTGTCTGCCCTTTGGTTTCCTAGAACATTTGAGGGATGGTGGCAGACAGCCGGAGCCTGGTGTGTCTTTCTTTGTGCCTAAGCTCCGGTTGCCATCTGAAGGTGGGGACATATAGGGTGGCCCTGCTGGCGGACTCTTCCTGTTGCTGAGGTTCAAGGGTCTAAAACTTGCTGCTCTCCAGGCCCTGGACCTATGGACAGTGTCTTCCAGCTCGTGGAATGTGTGCTGGGGAGCTGGGAATGCTGGGTTTGAGGGCTTGCCCTAGGCCACCTTCTCACCTGTCATCTCTCCTCTGTCTGGACCCAGCGCTGCCCGTGCCCCTAGCAGGAGCCCTGGTGCTACCCCCTGTGAAGAGCCAAGCAGCAGGGCACGCCTGGCTTTCCTTGGATACCCACTGTCACCTGCACTATGAAGTGCtgctggctgggcttggtggctcagaACAAGGCACTGTCACTGCCCACCTCCTTGGGCCTCCTGGAACGCCAGGGCCTCGGCGGCTGCTGAAGGGATTCTATGGCTCAGAGGTAAGGATGTGATGGTAGGCGGCAGCTTggaacatttctgttttttagctTGAAGGGCTGTGTGGGCCTGTGTTGGGGAAAGCAGAGAGCAGGCAGCCTGGTATAGAAGAGCtggcataaataaaataaattaaacagtgatttgtaggctgggtgcagtggctcaagcctgtaatcccagcactttgggaggccaggtgggtggatcacctgaggtaggaagctcaagactagcctgaccaacatggagaaaccccatctctactaaaaatacaaaattagctgggcgtggtggcacatgcctataatcccagctactccagaggctgaggcaggagaatcgcttgaacctgggaggtggaggttgcagtgagccgagatggcgccattgcactccagcctggacagaaaGAGcaaaaatccgtctcaaaaaaaaaaaaaaaaaaaaaaaaaaaaagagctggcatGGGCTTGGGAGTCAGATAGACCTGGGCATGACTCTGACTGgctttttattattcattctcctttctaagtctttttttggtggggtgtCTTGGATAGTATGTAATATCCTGGACCTCAGGGGGGTAGGTGGGATGGACTAAGCCCTTCAAGTGGGGTGAGTTCTCATGGACTTGGTCAGAGAGACCTGGCTTCCAAGCTCCACACTATTGCCAATGGGCTTTGCTACCATGAAGACTTTATTTAACCTCCCTGgctctcagtttcttcatctgtgaactGGGGACAGTAGGCTCAGCCCTAAAGTGCCTTATTCCTATCCATTGTCCTGTCTATGTgcaggcccagggtgtggtgaAGGACCTGGAGCCGGAACTGCTGCGGCACCTGGCAAAAGGCATGGCCTCCCTGATGATCACCACCAAGGGTAGCCCCAGAGGGGAGCTCCGAGGGCAGGTAGGTGGCGAGTGTGGGcagtgggggcagtggggagggtgCAGAGTTGGAGGGGCACTGTGTGCCATTGCACTAGTCACTTGCTGTCTCTGAGTCCTGGGGGTGGTCGTATCACAGCGCCCCCCCGGCTGGTGGGGAGGATGAGCTACATGAGGAGGCTGGCAGCCCGGCACCCTATCCCTGGCAGCTGAGATGATTGTGGAGCGAATGGCATCCTCCTGGGCCACTGCAGCGCTCAGGGGGCCGAGGTGTCTCCTGCTGGCTGGCCAGCTGCCGCTGGTAAAGACGCGAGGGGGAGCCCCAGCGCTGCCTCAGTTGGCCTCTCCTCCCAGGTGCACATAGCCAACCAATGTGAGGTTGGCGGACTGCGCCTGGAGGCGGCCGGGGCCGAGGGGGTGCGGGCGCTGGGGGCTCCGGATACAGCCTCTGCTGCGCCGCCTGTGGTGCCTGGTCTCCCGGCCCTAGCGCCCGCCAAACCTGGTGGTCCTGGGCGGCCCCGAGACCCCAACACATGCTTCTTCGAGGGGCAGCAGCGCCCCCACGGGGCTCGCTGGGCGCCCAACTACGACCCGCTCTGCTCACTCTGCACCTGCCAGGTAGGAGGTCCTGGAAGGGCACACTGGGTCCTGGGATCTGGAGCAAGGGGCCTGGACACTCCCGTCAATGCCTCTGCTCCTCTCTGCAGAGACGAACGGTGATCTGTGACCCGGTGGTGTGCCCACCGCCCAGCTGCCCACACCCGGTGCAGGCTCCCGACCAGTGCTGCCCTGTTTGCCCTGGTGAGTTCCCCGCAGGGGAGTGGAGGGAGGAGTTGGCCCAGTGCGGACAGGTCCTTTGGGGAGGGAATGAGGGTGGTCACTCTCTGCTTTCACCATTTCTTTGGCTCCACAGAGAAACAAGATGTCAGAGACTTGCCAGGGCTGCCAAGGAGCCGGGACCCAGGAGAGGGTGAGCTGGAAGGGTGCGTGCAGGGTGGGAGGCCCCAGAGGAGCCATTAGGTTGAACCAGGAGGGGGACAAGAAGGGGAGAGTATATAGGGGGTGGCCTGAGGGGCACAGATTCCAAGTGATGCCTGACAGGACTCATTAGTGTTACTGGCCCCCAGGTGGGCCCTTGGCTTAGGCTCGTGTGGGGGTGGCCTGAGGCTCAAGCCTTGGTTGTGGGCCCAGCTGATGAGCTCATACTAATGGCTGCTGGGCCCTGTTCCCCACCAGGCTGCTATTTTGATGGTGACCGGAGCTGGCGGGCAGCGGGTACGCGGTGGCACCCCGTTGTGCCCCCCTTTGGCTTAATTAAGTGTGCTGTCTGCACCTGCAAGGTATGGCCACCCAATCTTCTCTGGTGCCATAACCCAGCGGGGTCTGCAGAGATGGGGAGGGGCTGCCAGGTGAGGAAGGCCCGTCCTTGGTGAGGAGGGCTCAAGAATCAAAACGATATGAGAAAAGGCCCTTGCGCTCTGAGAGTCGGCTTCCTGTGGGAAAATGAACAGGGCTGACCTGGGTGTGGATTCTGGCTCTGCCAGCTAACTAGTGCCAGTGACCCTAGGCAccttctgtccctgagcctcactttcctctccTGTAAGCAGATATGATGGCACCTACCTTGCAGGGTTCTGATGAGGAGCTGAGTTTAGGTCTATAAAGCCAGTCCGGGCCTCTGAGTAAAAGGCCACAGAGAGACTGCATTTGAGGTGTGGAATAGGAGAGGGAGTGGGCAGGAGGCTTATGTGCCCCCTGCCTGACACTCCTTGCTCAATGGATCCCTACAGGGGGGCACTGGAGAGGTGCACTGTGAGAAGGTGCAGTGTCCCCGGCTGgcctgtgcccagcctgtgcGTGTCAACCCCACCGACTGCTGCAAACAGTGTCCAGGTGAGAGAGGTGGCTGAGCACTGAGGCCTCACCTTTGGGTTGAGGCAGGCTTTGTCCTGGGTGAGGGGAAGGGTGCTCAGTTAATTGAGCATTATACTGAGCACTGCTCTGTGCCTAGCCTGGAGCCAGGACTCTAAATGCAGTGGAAAGAATGTGATATACTAGTGGGGTATGATGGGTTCTGGTTCCTgctccatccatccgtccatccatccatccatccatccatccatccatccatccatccatccgtccattcatctatctatccacccatACAACCATCCACCCATTGatgcatccatccatgcatccatccatccctccatccatccacccatccacccattgatgcatccatccatccatccatccatccatccatccatccatccatccgtcccttcatccatccattcatctgcccacccacccatccaaaTTTatcacctactaagtgccagaaACTGCAACGTGCTGGGTATTCAAAGAGAATACTCATAAAACCTTGTTGGTCCTCCTGGGCtgatcctttctctttccctctcaacAGTGGGGTCGGGGGCCCACCCCCAGCTGGGGGACCCCATGCAGGCTGATGGGCCCCGGGGCTGCCGTTTTGCTGGGCAGTGGTTCCCAGAGAGTCAGAGCTGGCACCCCTCAGTGCCCCCTTTTGGAGAGATGAGCTGTATCACCTGCAGATGTGGGGTAAGTGGGGAGCAGAGGCTTGTGTGAGGTGGGTACTGGGAGCCTGGTCTGGAGTAGGGAGACCTTCCCAGGGAGGTCCCTGAAGAAGCTGAAGGTCACTGTGTCCCAGTGCCTCTGGGGGACACTCAGTGTCTGCTCTGTCTTGTACCAGGCAGGGGTGCCTCACTGTGAGCGGGATGACTGTTCACTGCCACTGTCCTGTGGCTCGGGGAAGGAGAGTCGATGCTGTTCCCGCTGCACGGCCCACCGGCGGCGTAAGTGAGGGAGTCCAGGGTCAGCAGCTGTGAGTGGAGGGCTCACCTGCCTGTGGGACTCCTGATCAGGGAAGGGAGCACTCACTGTGTGCAGGAACAGTGCAGCCTGCCTCACAAGTGCCATTCCAATCCACCCTCACAGCAACCTGGTGGAATTGTTATTTATGaccttttctttacaaatgagatttctgaagctcagagaaattaagcaacGAGATGAAGGTCACCCAGCTGTGTGCACTGACCTGTTTAGAAAATACTGGCCTTTCTGGGACCAAGGCAGGGATGCTTTGCCCTGCCCTCtatgcctctctgtgcctctccactccctctcccctcctccaacattCCCTCCCTTCTGTCTCCAGCAGCCCCAGAGACCAGAACTGATCCAGAGCTGGAGAAAGAAGCCGAAGGCTCTTAGGGAGCAGCCAGAGGGCCAAGTGACCAAGAGGATGGGGCCTgagctggggaaggggtggcatCGAGGACCTTCTTGCATTCTCCTGTGGGAAGCCCAGTGCCTTTGCTCCTCTGTCCTGCCTCTACTCCCACCCCCACTACCTCTGGGAACCACAGCTCCACAAGGGGGAGAGGCAGCTGGGCCAGACCGAGGTCACAGCCACTCCAAGTCCTGCCCTGCCACCCTCGGCCTCTGTCCTGGAAGCCCCACCCCTTTCCTCCTGTACATAATGTCACTGGCTTGTTGggatttttaatttatcttcactCAGCACCAAGGGCCCCCGACACTCCACTCCTGCTGCCCCTGAGCTGAGCAGAGTCATTATTGGAGagttttgtatttattaaaacatttctttttcagtctttggGCATGAGGTTGGCTCTTTGTGGCCAGGAACCtgagtggggcctggtggagaaGGGGCAGAGAGTAGGAGGTGAGAGAGAGGAGCTCTGACACTTGGGGAGCTGAAAGAGACCTGGAGAGGCAGAGGATAGCGTGGCAGttggctggcatgcctgggtTCCGCAGAGGGGCTGGGGATGGTTCTTGAGATGGTCTAGAGACTCAAGAATTTAGGGAAGTAGAAGCAGGATTTTGACTCAAGTTTAGTTTCCCACATCGCTGGCCTGTTTGCTGACTTCATGTTTGAAGTTGCTCCAGAGAGAGAATCAAAGGTGTCACcagcccctctctccctccttcccttcccttccctttctttccctcccctcccctcccctcccctcccctcccctcccctccccttcccttcactctcccttccctctcccttcccttcccttctccttcgtTCACagcaatggggtcttgctatgttgcccaggctggtcttgaactcctggcctcaagtgatcctcctgccttggccttccaaagtgttgggattacaggcatgagccaccacacccagcccagcctctACCTTCTTTGTCTAAAGTGAGGCAaacacttttctgtttttttcctggaAACTCGTGTTCTGGACCAGTTCTGGGGCAAACTGGGGTCAGAGTGGATTGGAATCAGCTCTGATCCAGCTTTTGGCTGTGCTTACCTTGAGACCAAATCATGTAGAGAATAAGACAAGACCCTCCTGCCCTGTtaccctcttctctctcccctccctcattCCTACCATCAAGACCCAGGCATTTTGACAAGCTCTAGGAAATGAGGGTATCAGAACAGAAATCTAACAAATGTATGTAGCTGCAGATCCATCTTTCATATAAACAATGTGGAGTCAAATGAATCTGGGATTTTATGATCTGGTAGGGCAGGGGAAAGGGAAATCATAGCTTGCTTATGGAGTGTTAGGCATGCTGTATGTGGTTAAGAAGTTATTGTCTTAGCCCATTGAAGCATCGAGTTCCAGTTCTGCTGTTAACTAGCTGAGTTATTTAACTTTCACAAACCCCCATTTCCCTTTTATAAAACACATGATATCCCCCTCACAGGATTCAATCAGAACACGTGCATTACACAAGCTCAGGGCCTGGCACGTATTCGCTGCAAAAGGCACTCTCCCCGAGGTGGGATTTGTGGGGCTGGTTTGGAATGAAGGCAGGGAGAATCGCAGGGAGGAGAGTGGCCATGGGCTTCACTTGCGTTTGGCAACTGATATGCTGCTGAATGCTtaggggagaggaggggctggACTGAGGATTCAGGGATGATGAGGATGGGGATAACCACTTGGGCCAGAGCCCTGGCTGTTAATAGGAGGATCGTGAGGGCCAGATAGGGATGAAAAAGCAGCAGTATTCAGCACGGGGTTAAGTGTGGGAGTGAGGCACCAGTTGTGGTATGATGGAGATTTGGCCCAGAAATGGTGTGCTGACAGTGTTGTCCTCCTTGGTGTGGAACTTTGGTGGGAAGAAGGGTTGGAAAGGGAAATTTTGATCCTTGGATTTAACCCGAGTTTGTTACTGATGCTCACAAGACTAGGGGAAGGAATAAGGCAGGTGAGTCACTCTAGGATGGCTCAGTGAGCTCCACagagctggaaccacaggcaccaGGAGGGATTCAGAGCAGGCCTCAGTGCACGTCAGCTGAGTGAACCAATGAGCAGGTGATGGGTCCAGGCAGAGCCCTGTCCTCTTTAGGCAAAAACCCTTGAAACACCGTTCCCATCCTAGCCTGTGTTCCAACCAAAGCTGGCCAGTCTCCAGGCCCTGCCTGAGCCCCAGGGAAGTGGTATGGTGAAACAGAAGGGCCAGCCCTGTCCAGTGTGTGAGGAACTTCATTTCAGACTTGTTGGAAGCCCTGATGTTCAGAGACCTCAATAATATCATTCATTTTTCCCATCCATTCAATGCCCATTCAATGCCCATCCATTCAATGCCCCATCCATTCCCCTTCAGGCAACTGCACATTGGTCAGAGAGCCCTTTCCCTttccaaaaaaccaaaccaaaccaaaaacccTGCAAAAATGCAGCAAAATCCAAGCAGAGGACCATTTTCCTGGGTTTAGTATTTCTGTGTCTCAAAACAGTTACCTGTAGTATTTAAAATTTGATCTCTCACCCTGGGGTCAGTCAGGCCTTTTACATGGCAGAGGGTTTGACTCAACCACTGAGCTTCTCCAGCAAAACAGACAGAAGGGAATACATACCTGCTTGGCTGAAGAAATGGGGtggttttgatacaacattttttGAAGAGAAAACTCCTTCATGTGCAGTAATCCACTTTGCCAAGTTCTCCTTGTGCGACTACCTCTTAGGCATTCCCTAGTGATACTCTGCCCACTTTTAATATACCAAATCCAGATTGTGCTAAGGTAGGTGATGAACAGCAAACAGTTTGGAGCTATGGCATGGTGGTATGCTGGCAGCTGTCAGTTCACTTTTGTCCATGTCACCAGAGCAGGATCTGTGCAGTGACTTAAGAACAATAGTTTTCAAATCTTGGCCATGGATATGTGAAATTGCCACAGGGCAGAGGGACAGATGGGGGTTCCAGGGACCTCCTGGGAGTGggagggccgaggcaggcagatcacctgaggtcaggagttcaagaccagcctgccaacatgatgaaaccccgtctctactaaaaatacaaaaaatcagccaggtgtggtggcgggtgcctgtaatcccagctactcgggaggctgaggcaggagaatcgctggaacctgggaggcagaggttgcagtgagccgagatcgctccattgcactccagcctgggcaacaagagcaaaactctatctcaaaaaaaataaaaataaaaaaataaagt is drawn from Homo sapiens chromosome 3, GRCh38.p14 Primary Assembly and contains these coding sequences:
- the CHRD gene encoding chordin isoform 1 precursor (isoform 1 precursor is encoded by transcript variant 1); amino-acid sequence: MPSLPAPPAPLLLLGLLLLGSRPARGAGPEPPVLPIRSEKEPLPVRGAAGCTFGGKVYALDETWHPDLGEPFGVMRCVLCACEAPQWGRRTRGPGRVSCKNIKPECPTPACGQPRQLPGHCCQTCPQERSSSERQPSGLSFEYPRDPEHRSYSDRGEPGAEERARGDGHTDFVALLTGPRSQAVARARVSLLRSSLRFSISYRRLDRPTRIRFSDSNGSVLFEHPAAPTQDGLVCGVWRAVPRLSLRLLRAEQLHVALVTLTHPSGEVWGPLIRHRALAAETFSAILTLEGPPQQGVGGITLLTLSDTEDSLHFLLLFRGLLEPRSGGLTQVPLRLQILHQGQLLRELQANVSAQEPGFAEVLPNLTVQEMDWLVLGELQMALEWAGRPGLRISGHIAARKSCDVLQSVLCGADALIPVQTGAAGSASLTLLGNGSLIYQVQVVGTSSEVVAMTLETKPQRRDQRTVLCHMAGLQPGGHTAVGICPGLGARGAHMLLQNELFLNVGTKDFPDGELRGHVAALPYCGHSARHDTLPVPLAGALVLPPVKSQAAGHAWLSLDTHCHLHYEVLLAGLGGSEQGTVTAHLLGPPGTPGPRRLLKGFYGSEAQGVVKDLEPELLRHLAKGMASLMITTKGSPRGELRGQVHIANQCEVGGLRLEAAGAEGVRALGAPDTASAAPPVVPGLPALAPAKPGGPGRPRDPNTCFFEGQQRPHGARWAPNYDPLCSLCTCQRRTVICDPVVCPPPSCPHPVQAPDQCCPVCPEKQDVRDLPGLPRSRDPGEGCYFDGDRSWRAAGTRWHPVVPPFGLIKCAVCTCKGGTGEVHCEKVQCPRLACAQPVRVNPTDCCKQCPVGSGAHPQLGDPMQADGPRGCRFAGQWFPESQSWHPSVPPFGEMSCITCRCGAGVPHCERDDCSLPLSCGSGKESRCCSRCTAHRRPAPETRTDPELEKEAEGS
- the CHRD gene encoding chordin isoform 2 precursor (isoform 2 precursor is encoded by transcript variant 2), whose protein sequence is MPSLPAPPAPLLLLGLLLLGSRPARGAGPEPPVLPIRSEKEPLPVRGAAGCTFGGKVYALDETWHPDLGEPFGVMRCVLCACEAPQWGRRTRGPGRVSCKNIKPECPTPACGQPRQLPGHCCQTCPQERSSSERQPSGLSFEYPRDPEHRSYSDRGEPGAEERARGDGHTDFVALLTGPRSQAVARARVSLLRSSLRFSISYRRLDRPTRIRFSDSNGSVLFEHPAAPTQDGLVCGVWRAVPRLSLRLLRAEQLHVALVTLTHPSGEVWGPLIRHRALAAETFSAILTLEGPPQQGVGGITLLTLSDTEDSLHFLLLFRGLLEPRSGGLTQVPLRLQILHQGQLLRELQANVSAQEPGFAEVLPNLTVQEMDWLVLGELQMALEWAGRPGLRISGHIAARKSCDVLQSVLCGADALIPVQTGAAGSASLTLLGNGSLIYQVQVVGTSSEVVAMTLETKPQRRDQRTVLCHMAGLQPGGHTAVGICPGLGARGAHMLLQNELFLNVGTKDFPDGELRGHVAALPYCGHSARHDTLPVPLAGALVLPPVKSQAAGHAWLSLDTHCHLHYEVLLAGLGGSEQGTVTAHLLGPPGTPGPRRLLKGFYGSEAQGVVKDLEPELLRHLAKGMASLMITTKGSPRGELRGQVHIANQCEVGGLRLEAAGAEGVRALGAPDTASAAPPVVPGLPALAPAKPGGPGRPRDPNTCFFEGQQRPHGARWAPNYDPLCSLCTCQRRTVICDPVVCPPPSCPHPVQAPDQCCPVCPEKQDVRDLPGLPRSRDPGEGCYFDGDRSWRAAGTRWHPVVPPFGLIKCAVCTCKGGTGEVHCEKVQCPRLACAQPVRVNPTDCCKQCPVGSGAHPQLGDPMQADGPRGCRFAGQWFPESQSWHPSVPPFGEMSCITCRCGAGVPHCERDDCSLPLSCGSGKESRCCSRCTAHRRPPETRTDPELEKEAEGS
- the CHRD gene encoding chordin isoform X8; its protein translation is MPSLPAPPAPLLLLGLLLLGSRPARGAGPEPPVLPIRSEKEPLPVRGAAGCTFGGKVYALDETWHPDLGEPFGVMRCVLCACEAPQWGRRTRGPGRVSCKNIKPECPTPACGQPRQLPGHCCQTCPQERSSSERQPSGLSFEYPRDPEHRSYSDRGEPGAEERARGDGHTDFVALLTGPRSQAVARARVSLLRSSLRFSISYRRLDRPTRIRFSDSNGSVLFEHPAAPTQDGLVCGVWRAVPRLSLRLLRAEQLHVALVTLTHPSGEVWGPLIRHRALAAETFSAILTLEGPPQQGVGGITLLTLSDTEDSLHFLLLFRGLLEPRSGGKWDGGKTREKVRESTCLRKAHMCGLAGLTQVPLRLQILHQGQLLRELQANVSAQEPGFAEVLPNLTVQEMDWLVLGELQMALEWAGRPGLRISGHIAARKSCDVLQSVLCGADALIPVQTGAAGSASLTLLGNGSLIYQVQVVGTSSEVVAMTLETKPQRRDQRTVLCHMAGLQPGGHTAVGICPGLGARGAHMLLQNELFLNVGTKDFPDGELRGHVAALPYCGHSARHDTLPVPLAGALVLPPVKSQAAGHAWLSLDTHCHLHYEVLLAGLGGSEQGTVTAHLLGPPGTPGPRRLLKGFYGSEAQGVVKDLEPELLRHLAKGMASLMITTKGSPRGELRGQVHIANQCEVGGLRLEAAGAEGVRALGAPDTASAAPPVVPGLPALAPAKPGGPGRPRDPNTCFFEGQQRPHGARWAPNYDPLCSLCTCQRRTVICDPVVCPPPSCPHPVQAPDQCCPVCPEKQDVRDLPGLPRSRDPGEGGHWRGAL
- the CHRD gene encoding chordin isoform X3, translated to MPSLPAPPAPLLLLGLLLLGSRPARGAGPEPPVLPIRSEKEPLPVRGAAGCTFGGKVYALDETWHPDLGEPFGVMRCVLCACEAPQWGRRTRGPGRVSCKNIKPECPTPACGQPRQLPGHCCQTCPQERSSSERQPSGLSFEYPRDPEHRSYSDRGEPGAEERARGDGHTDFVALLTGPRSQAVARARVSLLRSSLRFSISYRRLDRPTRIRFSDSNGSVLFEHPAAPTQDGLVCGVWRAVPRLSLRLLRAEQLHVALVTLTHPSGEVWGPLIRHRALAAETFSAILTLEGPPQQGVGGITLLTLSDTEDSLHFLLLFRGLLEPRSGGKWDGGKTREKVRESTCLRKAHMCGLAGLTQVPLRLQILHQGQLLRELQANVSAQEPGFAEVLPNLTVQEMDWLVLGELQMALEWAGRPGLRISGHIAARKSCDVLQSVLCGADALIPVQTGAAGSASLTLLGNGSLIYQVQVVGTSSEVVAMTLETKPQRRDQRTVLCHMAGLQPGGHTAVGICPGLGARGAHMLLQNELFLNVGTKDFPDGELRGHVAALPYCGHSARHDTLPVPLAGALVLPPVKSQAAGHAWLSLDTHCHLHYEVLLAGLGGSEQGTVTAHLLGPPGTPGPRRLLKGFYGSEAQGVVKDLEPELLRHLAKGMASLMITTKGSPRGELRGQRRTVICDPVVCPPPSCPHPVQAPDQCCPVCPEKQDVRDLPGLPRSRDPGEGCYFDGDRSWRAAGTRWHPVVPPFGLIKCAVCTCKGGTGEVHCEKVQCPRLACAQPVRVNPTDCCKQCPVGSGAHPQLGDPMQADGPRGCRFAGQWFPESQSWHPSVPPFGEMSCITCRCGAGVPHCERDDCSLPLSCGSGKESRCCSRCTAHRRPAPETRTDPELEKEAEGS
- the CHRD gene encoding chordin isoform X9, with the translated sequence MPSLPAPPAPLLLLGLLLLGSRPARGAGPEPPVLPIRSEKEPLPVRGAAGCTFGGKVYALDETWHPDLGEPFGVMRCVLCACEAPQWGRRTRGPGRVSCKNIKPECPTPACGQPRQLPGHCCQTCPQERSSSERQPSGLSFEYPRDPEHRSYSDRGEPGAEERARGDGHTDFVALLTGPRSQAVARARVSLLRSSLRFSISYRRLDRPTRIRFSDSNGSVLFEHPAAPTQDGLVCGVWRAVPRLSLRLLRAEQLHVALVTLTHPSGEVWGPLIRHRALAAETFSAILTLEGPPQQGVGGITLLTLSDTEDSLHFLLLFRGLLEPRSGGKWDGGKTREKVRESTCLRKAHMCGLAGLTQVPLRLQILHQGQLLRELQANVSAQEPGFAEVLPNLTVQEMDWLVLGELQMALEWAGRPGLRISGHIAARKSCDVLQSVLCGADALIPVQTGAAGSASLTLLGNGSLIYQVQVVGTSSEVVAMTLETKPQRRDQRTVLCHMAGLQPGGHTAVGICPGLGARGAHMLLQNELFLNVGTKDFPDGELRGHVAALPYCGHSARHDTLPVPLAGALVLPPVKSQAAGHAWLSLDTHCHLHYEVLLAGLGGSEQGTVTAHLLGPPGTPGPRRLLKGFYGSEAQGVVKDLEPELLRHLAKGMASLMITTKGSPRGELRGQRPPGWWGG